From Halococcus hamelinensis 100A6, one genomic window encodes:
- a CDS encoding M20 family metallopeptidase, with product MTDSAPNHDTADHDVTDEEAIRTVTERIDPEATIDLLRDLVRIRSPYFEEDAITEFVFDWLDSRNLDPERHPVSEPDITDFEGNNVLARLDGTDPDAPTLLLNAHMDTVELVEAWDEDPLSGRVEDGKLYGQGACDMKGGLAGIMVAFDALADADLQGNVLFSAVVDEEGPYGLGANQLLRDGITDDCDAAVVTEPGPVLAQEEIENPALLLGARGRFLYDVSVTGRAAHGSQPEKGVNAVADAGRLAAAFEDLTVGSHGKLGDGSVCPLQIDGGGETLSVPESCRLLVDRHVVVGETEDVVRADAEELIDDLGLESAVEVELREAPAPDVRYGPYVTDPDEPLVGALTAGVEAVTGTDPAIGYFSSVGDFNYFGHRAGLPTVIVGPDGENIHGAGEFVYTDEVVEVARIVAAGCVSLLG from the coding sequence ATGACTGACTCCGCTCCCAACCACGACACCGCCGACCACGACGTTACCGACGAAGAAGCCATTCGAACCGTCACGGAGCGCATCGACCCCGAGGCAACGATCGACCTGCTTCGGGATCTCGTCCGGATTCGAAGCCCGTACTTCGAGGAGGACGCGATCACCGAGTTCGTCTTCGACTGGCTCGACTCCCGAAACCTCGACCCCGAACGCCACCCCGTGAGCGAACCCGACATCACGGACTTCGAGGGGAACAACGTCCTCGCACGACTCGACGGTACGGATCCCGACGCGCCGACGCTCCTCCTGAACGCCCACATGGACACCGTCGAGCTCGTCGAGGCGTGGGACGAGGACCCGCTCTCGGGACGGGTCGAGGACGGCAAGCTCTACGGCCAGGGCGCGTGCGACATGAAGGGCGGTCTCGCGGGGATCATGGTCGCCTTCGACGCGCTCGCCGACGCCGACCTGCAGGGAAACGTCCTCTTCAGCGCCGTCGTCGACGAGGAGGGCCCCTACGGTCTCGGCGCGAACCAGTTGCTCCGCGACGGGATCACCGACGACTGCGACGCCGCGGTCGTCACCGAACCCGGTCCGGTCCTCGCCCAGGAGGAGATCGAGAACCCAGCGCTCCTGCTCGGCGCGCGCGGACGCTTCCTCTACGACGTCTCGGTCACGGGGCGGGCCGCGCACGGCTCACAGCCCGAGAAAGGGGTCAACGCCGTGGCGGACGCGGGGCGGCTGGCGGCCGCGTTCGAGGACCTGACGGTCGGGTCGCACGGGAAACTCGGCGACGGCTCGGTCTGCCCCCTGCAGATCGACGGCGGCGGCGAGACCCTCTCGGTACCGGAATCCTGTCGGTTGCTGGTCGACCGCCACGTCGTCGTCGGCGAGACCGAGGACGTGGTCCGGGCCGACGCCGAGGAGTTGATCGACGACCTCGGGCTGGAGTCCGCCGTCGAGGTCGAACTTCGGGAGGCACCCGCGCCGGACGTTCGCTACGGGCCGTACGTCACCGACCCGGACGAACCGCTCGTGGGCGCGCTCACGGCCGGCGTCGAGGCGGTCACCGGCACCGACCCGGCCATCGGCTACTTCTCGAGCGTCGGCGACTTCAACTACTTCGGCCACCGGGCGGGCCTTCCGACGGTGATCGTCGGTCCCGACGGCGAGAACATCCACGGGGCCGGCGAGTTCGTCTACACCGACGAGGTGGTCGAGGTGGCGCGAATCGTCGCTGCGGGCTGTGTCTCGTTGCTCGGCTGA
- a CDS encoding APC family permease, with the protein MTQSGGNDDRSLSRDIGPLGAMSTVVAGTLGAGLFVTLGTASSTTGPSVILVVVVAGLLATAIAINYSWMATVFPGAAGSYAYVSRTLGSRLPGFLVTWSKWLGYMAADAVLAIGFGSYLQVFFPDLIAGESEVALVGFGLLTVLFLVNLVGSRGYSIAQNVIFGLLVVSILVLVIPGTFQIETANYQPFFTGGADGFLAAAVPLFYAYIGIAVAGQMGAEVKNPSRNLPLSMVGGTVILTLIYIWTAAVIYGVVADYTTLADSARPLADAAETFLGPNGSAIVAIGGLLATASSVNAVMAAGIKMPYSWSWDEVFPRWFSAVNDRFGSPHWSLLTLYVVSSALTFFSAGLDQAIKIATFSYLIAYFAVSVTLLYARLARPDVIERAGFDLGGGLYLSGAVGALGAFALLTQAYQGSLTIYVPWILVGLVVFGVYWYRGRQAGTDVGAILDTLPGVPSAEYDPDIQETTADD; encoded by the coding sequence ATGACACAGAGCGGTGGGAACGACGACCGGAGCCTCTCGCGCGACATCGGCCCGCTCGGCGCGATGAGCACGGTGGTCGCGGGCACGCTCGGCGCGGGGCTGTTCGTCACGCTCGGCACCGCGAGTTCGACCACCGGCCCGAGCGTGATCCTCGTGGTGGTGGTCGCGGGGCTGCTCGCGACCGCCATCGCGATCAACTACAGCTGGATGGCGACCGTCTTTCCGGGGGCCGCGGGGTCGTACGCCTACGTCTCGCGGACGCTCGGGAGCCGCTTGCCGGGCTTTCTGGTGACGTGGTCGAAGTGGCTCGGCTACATGGCCGCCGACGCGGTGCTCGCGATCGGCTTCGGGAGCTACCTCCAGGTGTTCTTCCCCGACCTCATCGCCGGCGAGAGCGAGGTCGCGCTCGTCGGGTTCGGGCTGCTCACGGTGCTCTTCCTCGTCAACCTCGTCGGGTCGCGCGGCTACAGCATCGCCCAGAACGTCATCTTCGGGCTGCTCGTGGTCTCGATCCTCGTGCTCGTGATCCCCGGGACGTTCCAGATCGAGACCGCGAACTACCAGCCGTTCTTCACGGGCGGTGCGGACGGCTTCCTCGCAGCCGCTGTCCCGCTGTTCTACGCCTACATCGGCATCGCGGTCGCGGGCCAGATGGGTGCGGAGGTCAAGAACCCCTCACGAAACCTCCCCCTGTCGATGGTCGGCGGCACCGTGATCCTCACCCTGATCTACATCTGGACCGCGGCGGTCATCTATGGCGTCGTCGCGGATTACACTACCCTCGCCGACTCGGCGCGCCCGCTCGCCGACGCCGCCGAGACGTTCCTCGGGCCGAACGGCTCGGCGATCGTCGCCATCGGTGGGCTGCTCGCGACGGCATCGAGCGTGAACGCGGTGATGGCGGCGGGCATCAAGATGCCGTACTCGTGGTCCTGGGACGAGGTGTTCCCGCGGTGGTTCTCGGCCGTGAACGATCGCTTCGGCTCGCCTCACTGGTCCCTCCTCACCCTCTACGTCGTCTCCTCGGCGCTGACGTTCTTCTCGGCCGGGCTCGACCAGGCCATCAAGATCGCGACCTTCAGCTACCTCATCGCGTACTTCGCGGTCTCGGTGACGTTGCTGTACGCGCGCCTCGCCCGACCCGACGTGATCGAACGGGCGGGCTTCGACCTCGGCGGTGGCCTCTACCTCTCGGGAGCCGTGGGTGCGCTCGGCGCGTTCGCGCTGCTCACCCAGGCCTACCAGGGTTCGCTCACGATCTACGTCCCGTGGATACTCGTCGGCCTCGTCGTCTTCGGGGTCTACTGGTACCGGGGTCGCCAGGCCGGCACCGACGTGGGCGCGATCCTCGACACCCTTCCGGGGGTTCCATCCGCCGAGTACGACCCGGATATCCAGGAGACGACCGCCGATGACTGA
- a CDS encoding helix-turn-helix domain-containing protein, whose product MTPREGTGLRVTLDIWHPDCWTLVVTEDREAGLLGHGVYTIDGSATGRFTVYGETDAETEALVEAIRASSLTDSVWETDGAHVTAGLHGVDEPVPGNASRGIVVRYGIENSINDALVSRGFIPDEPVRMHHGREYWTVLVDADRETVAERIAAVREEMGAEIRIEDIAVAYSATGVLPLGDLSERQREVFDLARRRDYYTWPRDVSAADLAVELDISKATLLEHLRKAEAKLLGR is encoded by the coding sequence ATGACGCCTCGGGAGGGGACGGGTCTGCGGGTGACCCTCGATATCTGGCACCCCGACTGCTGGACGCTCGTGGTCACCGAGGACAGGGAGGCCGGCCTCCTCGGGCACGGCGTCTACACCATCGACGGGTCGGCGACCGGCCGGTTCACCGTCTACGGCGAGACCGACGCCGAGACCGAGGCGCTGGTCGAGGCGATACGGGCCTCCTCCCTCACCGACTCCGTCTGGGAGACCGACGGCGCACACGTCACCGCCGGGCTCCACGGCGTCGACGAACCCGTTCCGGGGAACGCGAGCCGGGGGATCGTGGTGCGCTACGGCATCGAAAACTCGATCAACGACGCGCTCGTCTCGCGCGGGTTCATCCCCGACGAACCCGTCAGAATGCACCACGGCCGGGAGTACTGGACGGTGCTCGTGGACGCGGACCGGGAGACGGTCGCCGAGCGGATCGCCGCCGTTCGCGAGGAGATGGGGGCCGAAATCCGCATCGAGGACATCGCCGTCGCCTACAGCGCCACCGGCGTCCTGCCGCTCGGCGACCTCTCCGAACGCCAGCGCGAGGTATTCGACCTCGCGCGCCGCCGGGACTACTACACGTGGCCGCGCGACGTGAGCGCCGCCGACCTCGCGGTCGAGCTCGATATCTCGAAGGCAACCCTGCTCGAACACCTCCGGAAGGCCGAGGCCAAACTCCTCGGGCGCTGA
- a CDS encoding MOSC domain-containing protein — protein MARLARISLYPIKSLDPITVPGAEVGESGALDGDRRYAMTDAGGEYVNGKRTPAVHRLRTSFDRAANEVVVRKEGGSDAHRFDIDADRDRLVAYLSDHFGLDARLADADGGSYPDDTTLAGPTVISTATIEAVASWYPGLTAENVRRRFRANLEVDGVPAFWEDRLVGDHDHGVAFAVGDVTFTGVNPCQRCVVPSRDPYTGEESPTFRTTFIERREETLPDWVDTTRFDHYFRLMVNTTVSPAERGGEVRVGDDVRISGEERL, from the coding sequence ATGGCACGGCTCGCGCGGATCTCGCTCTACCCGATCAAGTCGCTGGACCCGATCACGGTCCCCGGAGCCGAGGTCGGCGAGAGCGGCGCGCTCGACGGCGACCGTCGGTACGCGATGACGGACGCAGGGGGCGAGTACGTCAACGGCAAACGAACCCCCGCCGTCCATCGGCTTCGGACGTCGTTCGACCGCGCGGCGAACGAGGTGGTGGTGCGGAAAGAGGGTGGCTCCGACGCCCATCGGTTCGACATCGACGCCGACCGTGACCGGTTGGTAGCGTATCTCAGCGATCACTTCGGGCTCGACGCCCGGCTCGCCGACGCCGACGGCGGGAGCTATCCCGACGACACCACCCTCGCCGGACCGACGGTGATCTCCACCGCGACCATCGAAGCGGTCGCGTCGTGGTACCCCGGCCTCACGGCGGAGAACGTCCGCCGTCGGTTCCGCGCGAACCTCGAGGTCGACGGCGTGCCGGCGTTCTGGGAGGACAGGCTGGTGGGCGACCACGACCACGGGGTCGCGTTCGCGGTCGGCGACGTCACGTTCACGGGGGTCAACCCCTGCCAGCGCTGCGTCGTCCCGAGCCGGGATCCCTACACCGGCGAGGAGAGCCCGACGTTCAGAACGACGTTCATCGAACGGCGCGAGGAGACGCTTCCCGACTGGGTGGACACCACACGGTTCGACCACTACTTCCGGTTGATGGTGAACACGACCGTGTCGCCCGCCGAACGCGGCGGCGAGGTTCGCGTCGGCGACGACGTTCGAATTAGTGGCGAGGAACGGCTGTAA
- a CDS encoding CobW family GTP-binding protein has product MTPEAPADPIPVTVLSGTLGAGKTTLLNRLLADPGDREVAVVVNDMGEINVDADLLSRSTDDSGIVDLSNGCICCRLRDDLLTEVVRLAEEREFDALVVESSGISEPVPVARTFTEGTDDSDVDPTAYYRLDTMVTVLDAYGFWKEFDAGASLPDSAEPETDRPLADVLVEGIEFCDVLLLNKCDLVPDEQLNSIEATLRTLQPRAEVVRTTHSDIEPERVLDTELFDFEAATRSAGWKRALAGHDHDHEGESAAEQHGVSSFVYERERPFHPERLDAWLDAWDEGVVRAKGVFRLAGREDVMGLNQAGPSVQAGPIGTWRADDDRRTRLVFIGTGMREDEIVSALDDCLVADEGPADSFTDPFPTA; this is encoded by the coding sequence ATGACGCCCGAGGCACCCGCCGACCCGATCCCCGTCACCGTACTGAGCGGCACGCTCGGCGCGGGCAAGACCACGCTCCTCAACCGGCTGCTCGCCGACCCCGGCGACCGCGAGGTCGCGGTGGTCGTCAACGACATGGGCGAGATCAACGTCGACGCCGACCTCCTCTCGCGGTCGACGGACGACTCGGGGATCGTCGACCTCTCGAACGGCTGTATCTGCTGTCGGCTCCGCGACGACCTCCTGACCGAGGTCGTCCGGCTGGCCGAGGAGCGGGAGTTCGACGCCCTGGTGGTCGAGTCCTCGGGGATCAGCGAACCCGTCCCGGTCGCGCGGACGTTCACCGAGGGAACCGACGACAGCGACGTCGACCCAACGGCGTACTACCGGCTCGATACGATGGTGACGGTGCTCGACGCCTACGGCTTCTGGAAGGAGTTCGACGCCGGCGCGTCACTCCCCGACTCGGCCGAGCCCGAGACCGACCGCCCGCTCGCGGACGTGCTGGTCGAGGGGATCGAGTTCTGTGACGTCCTCCTGTTGAACAAGTGCGACCTCGTGCCCGACGAGCAGCTGAACTCGATCGAGGCGACCCTTCGAACCCTCCAGCCCCGTGCCGAGGTCGTCCGGACCACCCACTCCGACATCGAGCCCGAACGGGTGCTCGATACCGAGCTGTTCGACTTCGAGGCCGCGACCCGGTCGGCGGGCTGGAAGCGCGCGCTCGCGGGCCACGACCACGACCACGAGGGCGAATCGGCGGCCGAACAGCACGGCGTCTCGTCGTTCGTCTACGAACGCGAGCGGCCCTTCCACCCCGAGCGGCTCGACGCGTGGCTCGACGCCTGGGACGAGGGCGTGGTGCGCGCGAAGGGCGTCTTCCGGCTCGCGGGCCGCGAGGACGTGATGGGGCTCAACCAGGCTGGCCCCTCCGTCCAGGCGGGGCCGATCGGGACCTGGCGCGCGGACGACGACCGACGAACCCGGCTGGTGTTCATCGGCACCGGGATGAGGGAAGACGAAATCGTCTCGGCGCTCGACGACTGTCTCGTCGCCGACGAGGGGCCTGCCGACTCGTTCACCGACCCGTTCCCGACGGCGTAG
- a CDS encoding MATE family efflux transporter, whose product MVSQVLRTLMRTVDVLVTATFSPAAVVAVGLADLYGRIPLRIGLGFGSAAIALSSQDTGAGADANRAEAVSSALCMGLVAGLPIAAVGVAFGGPLIRLFGARGSVVTLGATYLGVVLATAPARHVSLVAARALQGTGDTRTPMYVTGLVNVTNITGSAVFGLGLFGFQQYGVLGVGGATAVSNVLSAGLLVAAVRSPRTDLRLVRPADPTVARQLVVVAAPKVAEGLAATVAEFPFNALLLGFGRPVNAGFQIGRRVYQQVTGPLSRGYRTAASVLVGQALGDGDPGAARYRGWATTGLSTVTVGIVGVALFVLAPDAVRLLAGGSPEALPYATGFARVYGLSAVFLAGFIVLSGALSGASETRIPLVARVTGVFGVLVGGTWLLGVELGWGVRGAYVAVAGRYVWMTAVVFVGFATTRWASRAAAMMAARDTAED is encoded by the coding sequence ATGGTCTCGCAGGTGCTCCGGACGCTGATGCGCACGGTGGACGTGCTCGTCACCGCGACGTTCTCGCCGGCGGCGGTGGTCGCGGTGGGGCTCGCCGACCTCTACGGTCGGATCCCGCTGCGGATAGGATTGGGCTTCGGGAGCGCCGCGATCGCGCTTTCGAGTCAGGACACCGGCGCGGGTGCCGACGCCAACCGCGCCGAGGCGGTGTCGAGCGCGCTCTGCATGGGCCTGGTCGCGGGCCTGCCGATCGCCGCCGTCGGGGTCGCCTTCGGCGGCCCGCTGATCCGGCTGTTCGGCGCGCGGGGAAGCGTCGTCACGCTCGGGGCGACCTATCTCGGCGTCGTGCTCGCCACCGCGCCCGCCCGCCACGTCTCGCTGGTCGCCGCCCGCGCGCTCCAGGGGACCGGCGACACCCGGACCCCGATGTACGTCACCGGCCTCGTGAACGTCACCAACATCACGGGGTCGGCGGTCTTCGGTCTCGGGTTGTTTGGATTTCAGCAGTACGGCGTGCTCGGGGTCGGCGGCGCGACGGCGGTCTCGAACGTGCTCTCGGCGGGGCTGCTCGTCGCCGCGGTCCGCAGCCCCCGAACCGACCTCCGGCTGGTCCGGCCCGCGGACCCGACCGTCGCCCGCCAGCTCGTCGTCGTCGCCGCCCCGAAGGTCGCCGAGGGGCTCGCCGCCACGGTCGCCGAGTTCCCGTTCAACGCCCTCCTCCTCGGCTTCGGCCGGCCGGTCAACGCGGGCTTCCAGATCGGTCGCCGGGTCTACCAGCAGGTCACGGGCCCGCTCTCGCGGGGCTATCGCACCGCCGCCAGCGTTCTCGTCGGGCAGGCGCTCGGCGACGGCGACCCCGGCGCGGCGCGGTATCGCGGCTGGGCGACGACGGGACTGAGTACGGTGACGGTCGGCATCGTCGGCGTGGCGCTGTTCGTCCTCGCGCCCGACGCGGTCCGGCTGCTCGCGGGCGGGTCGCCCGAGGCGCTCCCCTACGCGACGGGGTTCGCCCGCGTCTATGGGCTCAGCGCCGTCTTCCTCGCCGGCTTCATCGTGCTCTCGGGGGCGCTCTCCGGCGCGAGCGAGACCCGGATCCCGCTGGTCGCCCGCGTCACCGGCGTCTTCGGCGTGCTGGTCGGCGGGACGTGGCTCCTCGGTGTCGAACTCGGCTGGGGCGTACGGGGTGCCTACGTCGCCGTCGCCGGCCGGTACGTCTGGATGACCGCGGTCGTGTTCGTCGGCTTCGCCACCACCCGGTGGGCGAGCCGCGCCGCGGCCATGATGGCCGCACGCGACACCGCCGAGGACTGA
- a CDS encoding helix-turn-helix domain-containing protein yields MGLTATIHVSSPDLALTPTIRACPDVTVRVIPHSTTDVETGLFFFLVENPIEPFEAALDDDHTVAEWTLVEAADAGAVYRIRHPPEAKLVSPAALELGGLMLDAVSDGRGWVVRVQFTDREALSGLWEACESDGITFDLRRLFRHQPWGRSAPTTLTDAQRDALLAAYESGYFDEPRGISLAELADRLGISPTAVGGRVRRGTAELIEAVLVEGE; encoded by the coding sequence GTGGGGCTGACCGCCACCATCCACGTCAGTAGCCCCGACCTCGCGCTCACCCCGACGATCCGGGCGTGCCCCGACGTGACCGTCCGGGTCATCCCGCACTCGACGACCGACGTCGAGACCGGCCTCTTCTTCTTCCTCGTCGAGAACCCAATCGAGCCGTTCGAGGCCGCGCTCGACGACGACCACACGGTCGCGGAGTGGACGCTGGTCGAGGCCGCCGACGCAGGGGCCGTCTATCGGATCCGTCACCCCCCGGAGGCCAAACTCGTCTCGCCGGCGGCGCTCGAACTCGGTGGGCTGATGCTCGACGCCGTGAGCGACGGGCGGGGGTGGGTGGTCCGGGTGCAGTTCACCGACCGGGAGGCCCTCTCCGGGCTCTGGGAGGCCTGCGAGAGCGACGGCATCACCTTCGACCTCCGGCGGCTGTTCCGTCACCAGCCGTGGGGACGCTCGGCACCGACGACGCTGACCGACGCCCAGCGCGACGCGCTGCTCGCGGCCTACGAGAGCGGCTACTTCGACGAACCGCGCGGGATATCGCTGGCCGAACTCGCCGACCGGCTCGGGATCTCCCCGACCGCCGTCGGTGGCCGGGTCCGCCGTGGGACCGCCGAACTCATCGAGGCGGTGCTGGTCGAGGGGGAGTAG
- a CDS encoding ABC transporter substrate-binding protein: MTDDDPSSRRPTRRDYVKYGGAIVGGGLLAGCSGQSSSDSESTERASDSTSGEGATGSSATASDTDPTSTGDATSSTAVETGTASSGSSYTAELSPVGTVTLDAPPENVFTHFPWFPDMASALGQGDTINDLWWDGTVEGLEYFTTEFDGFEVEWADEAGEYGFTKERLYELDSDLHLVDPAWVTTEDNWSRSDVEEVTNNVGPWLGNYYSSYHGTPPKGWADGYEYTTLWELFDRVASLYGERERYEALASVHDDLLGTVEDGLPPKSERPSVAYVSVTEDLSEIYRLRLNAPGYWNAHTRPLGATDAFGNESFSGPFNQIDLEALLAADPDVVLALWTVTETVDFGTLKRNLENDPIGSELSAVGNERVYPQGTRWQGPLMNLFQTEMTAKELYPDRFGEWPDYRDGDPYPEFGPDEQLFDHRRVANVVTGND; encoded by the coding sequence ATGACGGACGACGACCCATCGAGCAGGCGACCGACGCGTCGGGACTACGTGAAATACGGCGGTGCCATCGTCGGTGGCGGGCTTCTGGCAGGGTGTAGCGGGCAGTCGAGCAGTGACTCGGAGTCGACCGAGCGGGCCAGTGATTCGACGTCGGGCGAGGGGGCGACCGGATCGTCGGCGACGGCCTCGGACACCGACCCGACCTCGACGGGGGACGCGACATCGTCGACGGCGGTCGAAACCGGGACGGCGTCGTCGGGATCGAGCTACACCGCCGAGCTGTCGCCGGTCGGAACCGTCACGCTCGACGCGCCGCCGGAGAACGTCTTCACCCACTTCCCGTGGTTCCCGGACATGGCCAGCGCGCTCGGGCAGGGCGACACCATCAACGACCTCTGGTGGGACGGCACCGTCGAGGGACTGGAGTACTTCACCACCGAATTCGACGGGTTCGAGGTCGAGTGGGCCGACGAGGCGGGCGAGTACGGCTTCACGAAGGAGCGGCTGTACGAACTCGACAGCGACCTCCACCTCGTGGACCCCGCGTGGGTGACCACGGAGGACAACTGGTCCCGGAGCGACGTCGAGGAGGTCACGAACAACGTCGGCCCGTGGCTCGGGAACTACTACAGCAGCTATCACGGCACGCCTCCGAAGGGCTGGGCCGATGGCTACGAATACACCACGCTGTGGGAGCTGTTCGACCGCGTCGCGAGTCTGTACGGGGAGCGCGAGCGCTACGAGGCGCTCGCGTCCGTCCACGACGACCTCCTCGGGACCGTCGAGGACGGGCTGCCGCCGAAGTCGGAGCGGCCGAGCGTCGCGTACGTCTCCGTCACGGAGGACCTGTCCGAGATCTACCGGCTCCGCCTGAACGCTCCCGGCTACTGGAACGCCCACACCCGCCCGCTCGGCGCGACCGATGCCTTCGGAAACGAGAGTTTCTCGGGCCCGTTCAACCAGATCGACCTGGAGGCATTGTTGGCGGCCGACCCGGACGTGGTCCTCGCGTTGTGGACGGTCACGGAGACCGTCGATTTCGGTACGCTGAAGCGGAACCTCGAAAACGACCCCATCGGGAGCGAGCTGAGCGCCGTCGGGAACGAGCGGGTCTACCCGCAGGGGACGCGGTGGCAGGGGCCGCTGATGAACCTCTTCCAGACCGAGATGACCGCGAAGGAGCTCTACCCCGACCGGTTCGGCGAGTGGCCCGACTACCGGGACGGCGACCCCTATCCCGAGTTCGGCCCCGACGAACAGCTGTTCGACCACCGGCGGGTCGCGAACGTCGTCACCGGGAACGACTGA